A genomic window from Salvia miltiorrhiza cultivar Shanhuang (shh) chromosome 5, IMPLAD_Smil_shh, whole genome shotgun sequence includes:
- the LOC130986870 gene encoding probable leucine-rich repeat receptor-like serine/threonine-protein kinase At3g14840 isoform X2: MKLVNISLLGNRITGSIPKELANITTLEQLVLEYNQLSGAIPPELGNLPQIQRLLFTSNNLTGELPANLAKLTTLTDFRVSDNSFRGSIPNFVQNWTNMEKLVIQASGLAGPIPSGIASLTKLTDLRISDLNGNDSSLPSLSTLKKLKTLILRSCNIVGTLPEYIGEMTTLKVLDLSFNKLTGPIPESFIGLSNTDYIYLTGNSLNGPLPAWMLKDGDSIDLSYNNLTSGSLPSECQPRSLNLFASSSGNTNGAVSCLRSNCDRKYSFLRINCGGRQEVDDGGSSYDDDTNSGGASNFFRSRTNWGFSSTGHFLDDDRPRDSFTWQNASSISGQNQKLYTDARLSPISLTYYGYCMINGNYTVNLHFAEIMFTDDRTYSSLGRRIFDVYIQGKLELKDFNIQLEAGGVNKPLTKNFTAVVTDNTLDIRFQWAGKGTNGIPLRGVYGPLISAISVDPNFTPPSEGGSSISGGVVAGIVIGVLFAVILLLGVLWWKGCFRRKDSMHNDLKGLDLHTGSFTLRQIKAATNNFDPANKIGEGGFGPVFKGVLLDGTVIAVKQLSSKSKQGNREFINEIGMISALQHPHLVKLYGCCIESNQLLLVYEYLENNSLARALFGPEEHQLKLDWPTRHKICIGIARGLAYLHEESRLKIVHRDIKATNVLLDKNLIPKISDFGLAKLDEEDNTHISTRVAGTFGYMAPEYAMRGYLTDKADVYSFGVVLLEVVSGRSNTSMKTKDDCFYLLDWANTLKGRGNLIELVDSRLGSEFNREEALTAINVGLHCTNAVAAERPSMSAVVSMLEGRAGIQHLALDVADVSVAKMRGEETEGQSISMDVPWTGSSTATADLYPVTVDTEYWEKRDL, encoded by the exons ATGAAACTTGTAAATAT TTCCCTGCTTGGAAACCGTATAACTGGTTCAATACCAAAAGAGCTCGCCAACATCACTACACTTGAACAACT GGTTTTGGAGTACAATCAGTTGTCTGGAGCTATACCTCCCGAGTTAGGGAATCTTCCTCAAATACAAAGATT ACTATTTACCTCCAACAATCTAACTGGAGAGTTGCCCGCAAATCTAGCAAAGTTGACCACTCTGACTGACTT TCGTGTTAGTGATAACAGCTTCAGAGGAAGCATACCAAATTTTGTCCAGAACTGGACAAATATGGAAAAACT CGTGATTCAGGCTAGTGGTCTAGCTGGCCCAATCCCTTCTGGTATTGCTTCCTTAACCAAATTGACTGACCT gagaATCAGCGACTTGAATGGAAACGATTCAAGTTTACCATCTCTTAGTACATTGAAAAAGCTAAAGACACT GATATTGAGAAGTTGCAATATTGTTGGGACGTTGCCAGAGTATATCGGAGAAATGACTACACTTAAAGTCTT AGATCTAAGTTTCAACAAATTAACAGGACCAATTCCCGAGAGCTTTATTGGTCTATCAAACACGGACTACAT CTATTTAACTGGGAATTCCCTAAATGGGCCGCTGCCCGCTTGGATGCTGAAAGACGGGGACAGCAT TGACTTATCTTACAACAACCTCACATCTGGAAGTTTACCATCGGAGTGTCAGCCGCGTAGCCT AAACTTGTTTGCCAGCTCAAGTGGAAACACCAA TGGTGCTGTTTCCTGCTTAAGAAGCAATTGTGATCGAA AGTATTCCTTTCTCCGCATAAACTGTGGAGGAAGACAAGAAGTGGATGATGGGGGATCTAGCTACGATGATGATACAAATTCTGGTGGGGCTTCGAATTTCTTCAGGAGTAGGACTAATTGGGGATTTAGCAGCACTGGTCACTTCTTGGATGATGATCGTCCCCGAGACTCCTTCACCTGGCAAAACGCCTCAAGCATTTCCGGACAGAACCAGAAGCTCTACACGGATGCACGCCTTTCTCCCATCTCGTTGACTTATTATGGATATTGTATGATAAATGGAAACTACACAGTAAACCTTCACTTTGCGGAGATCATGTTTACTGATGACAGAACATACAGTAGCCTCGGAAGGCGTATATTTGACGTCTACATTCAG GGGAAGCTGGAGCTGAAGGATTTCAACATTCAACTAGAAGCAGGAGGAGTGAACAAGCCACTCACGAAAAACTTCACTGCGGTTGTTACTGATAATACGTTGGACATCCGCTTCCAGTGGGCTGGAAAGGGTACAAATGGCATTCCTCTTAGGGGAGTCTATGGTCCTCTCATTTCAGCCATATCCGTCGATCCTA ACTTTACGCCCCCGTCAGAAGGTGGAAGCAGCATTTCTGGAGGTGTTGTTGCTGGTATAGTGATAGGAGTTCTTTTCGCAGTCATTTTGCTTTTGGGTGTTCTCTGGTGGAAGGGCTGTTTTAGACGTAAAGACTCAATGCACAACG ATTTGAAGGGTTTAGACCTTCACACCGGATCATTCACCCTAAGGCAAATCAAAGCTGCCACAAACAACTTCGATCCTGCTAATAAGATCGGTGAAGGTGGCTTTGGTCCTGTATTCAAG GGTGTTTTATTAGACGGCACAGTCATTGCTGTAAAGCAGCTTTCTTCCAAATCAAAGCAAGGGAACCGCGAATTCATAAATGAAATAGGCATGATTTCTGCTTTACAACACCCTCATCTCGTGAAGCTGTACGGATGCTGCATTGAAAGCAACCAGTTGTTGCTCGTGTACGAGTATCTGGAAAATAACAGCCTTGCTCGTGCATTATTTG GTCCAGAAGAGCACCAATTGAAATTAGACTGGCCTACAAGGCACAAGATCTGCATTGGTATAGCAAGAGGTTTGGCTTATCTCCATGAGGAATCGAGGCTGAAAATTGTTCATCGTGACATCAAGGCCACGAATGTGCTCCTCGATAAGAACCTAATACCTAAGATATCTGATTTTGGACTTGCCAAGCTCGATGAAGAGGATAATACTCATATAAGCACCCGTGTTGCTGGAACTTT TGGATACATGGCCCCTGAATATGCGATGCGAGGCTATCTGACAGACAAAGCAGATGTATACAGCTTCGGAGTAGTTCTCTTGGAAGTCGTCAGTGGAAGGAGCAACACTAGCATGAAGACTAAGGATGATTGCTTTTATCTTCTTGATTGG GCTAATACTTTGAAGGGGAGAGGGAATTTGATTGAGCTAGTGGACTCGAGATTAGGATcagagttcaacagagaagaaGCCTTGACGGCCATCAACGTGGGGCTACACTGCACGAATGCAGTGGCCGCGGAGAGGCCAAGCATGTCAGCAGTGGTGAGCATGCTGGAGGGGAGAGCTGGCATTCAACACTTGGCCTTAGACGTGGCAGATGTCTCGGTTGCGAAGATGAGGGGTGAGGAGACAGAGGGGCAGAGCATATCCATGGATGTGCCATGGACAGGCTCCTCAACTGCCACCGCTGATCTCTATCCAGTCACTGTGGACACTGAGTACTGGGAGAAGAGAGATCTCTAA